The following coding sequences lie in one Actinomycetota bacterium genomic window:
- a CDS encoding glycosyltransferase family A protein — protein sequence MIESLVIAICTRARPDTLTRLLSSLKSQDWPAEVSVLVVDNDVAQSARSVVEDFAPSFPVALDYLTQERSGYSSVRNTALDHVAVSTAVCFIDDDAVVPPAWVQEMRAQQLEHPSTVIRSRYLHVPSVPVEDIALQPLVDAVNITELSPAGTSGLLLPAKAFAEVRFDPYFDLAGTEDMDLLARMSVLGFVELIADTVVIEEDRVRPLAWSQQRELAKWNGRLATIAMAHRGSPTLAFRARALLSSAWALCKSMVRLILGRKQAGHSYLNFAVSRWGMATAPFKPPAELPARPVL from the coding sequence ATGATCGAATCGCTGGTCATTGCTATCTGCACTCGAGCTCGCCCAGACACTTTGACTCGCCTGCTGTCATCTCTGAAATCTCAAGATTGGCCAGCTGAGGTGAGCGTTCTGGTTGTCGATAACGATGTTGCGCAGTCAGCGAGATCTGTGGTCGAAGATTTCGCGCCGAGTTTTCCCGTTGCACTCGACTATCTGACTCAAGAGCGTTCGGGATATTCCTCTGTGCGCAACACGGCTCTGGATCATGTCGCAGTCAGCACGGCGGTCTGCTTTATTGACGACGATGCGGTGGTTCCTCCAGCTTGGGTGCAGGAGATGCGCGCGCAGCAGCTTGAGCACCCATCAACCGTGATCCGATCGCGATATCTCCATGTGCCATCCGTGCCAGTAGAAGACATTGCACTGCAACCTCTTGTTGACGCGGTCAACATCACTGAACTCTCACCGGCGGGCACAAGCGGATTGTTACTGCCAGCGAAGGCATTTGCCGAGGTTCGCTTCGATCCTTACTTCGACCTGGCTGGCACAGAAGACATGGATCTGTTGGCTCGAATGAGTGTTCTTGGGTTTGTAGAACTGATCGCTGACACCGTCGTGATCGAAGAGGATCGAGTGCGACCGCTCGCTTGGTCGCAGCAGCGCGAGCTGGCGAAATGGAATGGGCGGCTCGCAACGATCGCAATGGCGCACCGAGGATCGCCGACTCTTGCATTCCGCGCTCGTGCCTTGCTGAGTTCCGCATGGGCGTTGTGCAAATCCATGGTGCGCCTCATTCTGGGAAGGAAGCAGGCCGGGCATTCCTATCTCAACTTCGCGGTCAGCCGATGGGGCATGGCGACGGCTCCCTTCAAGCCGCCAGCCGAATTGCCAGCACGGCCAGTGTTGTAA
- a CDS encoding glycosyltransferase produces the protein MTEEMTNDGAGVAAPQAIDVLLPTRAPAPWLAETLDGLLAQTHRQWRLVAVVHGEASELTALILNKVPDAVIVSMPSSANLQHLLNAGLDACTAPFVARQDSDDIPEPTRLAEQLRFLHEHPTVVAVGCWATVIDEHGAAIGIREVPSGDDSLKGLRWKTVLIHPSVMFRRTSVLEVGGYDQGATNAEDYELWLRLATRGELDNMTEPLLRYRVHSQQVSRARAIPRTTRAIVARSRRALARSRNESLLMAQLRQIVWSLPQISRSVRRPS, from the coding sequence ATGACCGAAGAAATGACGAACGACGGCGCAGGTGTCGCAGCTCCGCAGGCAATCGATGTGCTGCTTCCCACCCGGGCGCCGGCCCCCTGGCTGGCTGAGACCTTGGACGGCCTGCTCGCCCAAACTCATCGCCAATGGCGACTGGTGGCCGTCGTCCACGGCGAAGCGAGCGAATTGACCGCCCTGATCCTGAACAAAGTGCCTGATGCTGTGATCGTGTCGATGCCAAGCAGCGCCAATCTTCAGCACCTGCTCAATGCAGGTCTGGACGCCTGCACCGCCCCCTTCGTCGCTCGTCAGGATAGCGACGACATCCCGGAGCCGACCAGACTGGCTGAGCAACTTCGCTTTCTGCACGAGCATCCAACTGTCGTTGCTGTCGGCTGCTGGGCCACCGTCATCGATGAGCACGGTGCTGCGATCGGCATCCGTGAGGTCCCAAGCGGTGACGACTCGCTCAAGGGTCTGCGGTGGAAGACCGTGCTGATTCATCCCAGTGTCATGTTCCGACGCACAAGCGTGCTTGAGGTCGGTGGCTATGACCAGGGAGCGACCAACGCCGAGGACTACGAGCTTTGGTTGCGCTTGGCGACGCGAGGCGAGTTGGACAACATGACAGAGCCACTGTTGCGGTACCGCGTGCACTCCCAGCAGGTCTCCCGGGCCCGGGCAATCCCGCGTACGACCCGCGCCATCGTGGCGAGGTCGCGACGCGCTTTGGCACGCAGCAGGAATGAGTCTTTGCTCATGGCGCAGTTGCGCCAGATTGTGTGGTCGTTGCCACAGATAAGTCGCAGTGTCCGGCGTCCTTCTTAG
- the rffA gene encoding dTDP-4-amino-4,6-dideoxygalactose transaminase — MIPFNRASFHGNERSYMEQAITNGSISGNGSFTRKAEAALSELHGGATALLTTSCTHALEMSARLLDLQPGDEIIVPSYTFVSTASAFMWNGALPVFADSRSDTLNIDPEDVARLITPRTKAICIVHYAGVGADPKVFADLAAHHGVRLIEDNAHGLGGSFEGQTLGTFGAMSTLSFHETKNITCGEGGALIINDSALVERAEILREKGTDRARFLRGQVDKYTWVDKGSSWVMSDMLAAILTAQLERFNEIQDQRLLLWNRYQDGLVEWADQTNVILPRIPNESTHTAHMFHLRLESLERRDAFIAHMHERGVQTVFHYQALHESPIGLSLHEDHACMVASEASHTLVRLPLFYDLSDADQNTVIDAATAFRQT, encoded by the coding sequence GTGATCCCGTTCAACCGTGCCTCATTCCATGGCAATGAGCGCTCCTACATGGAGCAGGCGATCACCAACGGCTCGATCTCAGGCAATGGCTCGTTCACTCGCAAGGCCGAGGCCGCTCTTTCCGAGTTGCACGGCGGGGCAACAGCGCTCTTGACGACAAGTTGCACGCATGCCCTTGAGATGAGTGCACGACTGCTCGATCTGCAGCCAGGCGACGAGATCATCGTGCCCTCGTACACCTTCGTTTCAACGGCTAGTGCCTTCATGTGGAATGGCGCGCTTCCGGTGTTTGCTGACAGTCGCTCTGACACCCTCAACATTGATCCTGAAGACGTCGCCCGGCTGATCACCCCGCGCACCAAGGCCATTTGCATCGTTCACTATGCAGGCGTCGGCGCTGACCCGAAGGTTTTTGCAGATCTCGCTGCACATCACGGTGTGCGACTCATTGAAGACAACGCACACGGACTCGGTGGCAGCTTTGAGGGTCAAACTCTTGGCACCTTCGGTGCGATGTCGACTCTCAGCTTCCACGAGACCAAGAACATCACCTGCGGTGAGGGCGGAGCGTTGATCATCAACGATTCAGCCCTTGTGGAACGCGCAGAGATCCTTCGCGAGAAAGGCACCGATCGCGCACGCTTCCTTCGCGGACAGGTCGATAAATACACCTGGGTCGACAAGGGCTCCAGCTGGGTGATGTCCGACATGCTTGCGGCGATCCTCACTGCACAACTCGAGCGCTTCAATGAGATCCAGGATCAGCGCTTGCTGCTCTGGAATCGATACCAAGATGGACTCGTTGAATGGGCTGACCAAACGAACGTGATCCTGCCGCGCATTCCGAACGAGTCAACGCACACGGCGCACATGTTCCATCTGCGCTTGGAGTCTCTGGAACGACGAGATGCATTCATTGCCCACATGCACGAACGTGGAGTGCAAACGGTCTTTCACTATCAGGCGCTGCATGAATCGCCCATCGGCTTGAGCCTGCACGAAGACCACGCCTGCATGGTCGCGAGCGAGGCCTCGCACACCCTCGTGCGGCTGCCACTGTTCTATGACCTCAGCGACGCTGATCAGAACACCGTCATCGATGCCGCGACGGCTTTCCGCCAGACATGA
- a CDS encoding alpha-1,2-fucosyltransferase, with protein MNELADPTRLGITANLVGGLGNQLFQYAAARGAAGRLECPMFVDVATLARLNPNDTLREFALGWLLDPAQVVDSGTAAESGRWSAALRRRLPGISVGRTFQQQGFAYDPRFEKLHRGAILSGYFQSWRYSANVQDQLRQDILNRIPHSAWFDETTDLLNSLGPWIAVHVRRGDYLQARNSAYHGLLGLSYYARALARLRNSGEPVVIFSDEPEAARAFLGPLAAQALVVDSPPQAHEAESIELMSQASAVVTANSSFSWWGAWLADPATTTVVCPTPWLDQAGLDEHDLRPPQWITIDSSFGQQ; from the coding sequence ATGAACGAACTCGCTGATCCCACCCGACTTGGCATCACCGCCAATCTCGTGGGCGGTCTAGGCAATCAACTCTTTCAATACGCAGCAGCTCGCGGTGCGGCGGGCCGCCTTGAATGCCCGATGTTCGTTGACGTAGCAACGCTTGCACGGCTCAACCCCAACGACACCCTGCGCGAATTTGCGCTGGGATGGCTGTTGGATCCCGCGCAAGTGGTCGACTCTGGAACAGCCGCAGAGTCCGGACGATGGAGCGCGGCACTGCGACGGCGATTGCCTGGCATCTCGGTGGGGCGCACCTTCCAACAACAGGGCTTCGCCTACGACCCCCGCTTTGAAAAACTCCATCGGGGCGCAATCCTCAGCGGCTACTTCCAATCGTGGAGGTATTCCGCCAATGTGCAGGATCAACTGCGGCAGGACATCCTGAACCGCATTCCACACTCAGCATGGTTCGACGAGACCACGGACCTCCTCAATTCGCTCGGACCGTGGATCGCCGTACACGTCCGGCGAGGCGACTACCTGCAGGCGCGAAACTCCGCTTATCACGGCCTGCTGGGGCTTTCCTACTACGCGCGAGCACTTGCACGCCTTCGCAACAGTGGCGAGCCGGTCGTGATCTTCTCAGATGAACCTGAAGCGGCCCGGGCATTTCTAGGGCCTTTGGCCGCGCAGGCACTAGTTGTCGATTCGCCACCGCAAGCGCATGAGGCCGAGAGCATCGAACTGATGTCACAGGCTTCGGCCGTGGTGACCGCAAACAGCTCTTTCAGTTGGTGGGGCGCTTGGTTGGCCGATCCGGCAACGACCACTGTCGTGTGCCCAACTCCCTGGCTGGATCAAGCCGGGCTGGACGAACACGATCTGCGCCCACCTCAATGGATCACCATCGACTCAAGCTTTGGTCAGCAGTGA
- a CDS encoding nucleoside-diphosphate sugar epimerase/dehydratase has protein sequence MRSSKWLQHRLLQSSWDAFSWIIAVPIALILRYDFEPQGNALIIGLLAGIAAAILHVITGSLFHLYRGRYVVGSFDEVLGVTLVTLFVGVIGSAMAFILPATEFPRSTFILATGIAGASMLGARFVWRSARQQTALRREGSRTLIYGAGDAGSQIATLMLAERSSNFQPVGFIDDDPNKQHLRRAGLRTLGTIDQLEAIVSAHEADVVLVAIAQITAPRLQELDRRCTPLGVRVQVIPTASEIVGGAVKLGDISDVTEEDLMGRRPIRTDEGQITDFFRGRRVLVTGAGGSIGSELARQLTRYSPGRLLLLDRDESGLHALQLTLDGSGTLTSPDLILADIRDEQRMLEIFNELRPEMVFHAAALKHLPLLERFPQEAIKTNVLGTRNVLAAALASGVEVFANISTDKAADPTSVLGYSKLITERLTSGMPASTGTKYVSVRFGNVLGSRGSVIETFRYQIANGGPVTVTDERVTRYFMTVSEAVHLVLQASVLGGHGETLILDMGTPVRIADVARQMIHRSGRDVGIKFTGLRPGEKLDEVLVATGESAERPLHPLISHTVVTAADFDCLAGLADSSVPLDALRNLAVGDHD, from the coding sequence GTGAGAAGTAGCAAGTGGCTGCAACACCGCCTGCTGCAGAGCAGCTGGGACGCCTTCTCCTGGATCATCGCTGTGCCAATCGCGCTGATCCTTCGCTACGACTTTGAGCCACAGGGCAACGCCCTCATCATCGGCTTGCTAGCAGGTATTGCAGCGGCGATTCTTCATGTGATCACCGGATCGCTGTTCCATCTCTACCGCGGACGCTACGTCGTCGGATCATTTGATGAAGTGCTCGGCGTCACACTGGTCACTCTCTTTGTCGGCGTCATCGGCAGCGCGATGGCCTTCATCCTCCCCGCTACTGAGTTTCCTCGTTCGACGTTTATTTTGGCCACCGGCATTGCCGGGGCCAGCATGCTGGGGGCACGCTTTGTCTGGCGCAGCGCAAGGCAGCAGACCGCCCTTCGACGCGAGGGATCGCGCACGTTGATCTATGGCGCTGGCGATGCCGGTTCTCAGATCGCGACCTTGATGCTGGCCGAGCGCAGCAGCAACTTCCAACCCGTGGGCTTTATTGACGACGATCCCAATAAGCAACATCTGCGTCGCGCTGGCCTGCGCACATTGGGAACCATCGATCAGCTCGAGGCGATCGTCTCGGCACATGAAGCCGATGTCGTACTCGTGGCTATTGCCCAGATCACCGCGCCACGACTCCAAGAGCTTGACCGCAGATGCACACCACTCGGTGTGCGGGTGCAGGTCATTCCAACTGCCTCCGAAATCGTCGGTGGAGCGGTCAAGCTCGGTGACATCTCAGATGTGACCGAAGAAGATCTCATGGGTCGCCGACCGATTCGCACCGACGAAGGTCAGATCACCGATTTCTTCCGCGGTCGCCGGGTGCTCGTCACCGGTGCCGGCGGTTCGATTGGCTCAGAGTTGGCCAGGCAGTTGACACGCTATTCACCCGGACGCCTCCTGCTGCTTGACCGCGATGAATCAGGTCTGCATGCCCTGCAGTTGACCCTCGACGGCAGCGGCACTCTGACCTCACCCGATCTCATCCTTGCCGATATTCGCGATGAACAGCGGATGCTCGAAATCTTCAACGAACTGCGTCCAGAGATGGTTTTCCACGCAGCGGCGCTCAAGCACCTGCCGCTGCTCGAACGCTTCCCGCAAGAGGCCATAAAGACGAATGTGCTGGGCACGCGCAATGTGCTCGCAGCCGCACTTGCCAGCGGCGTCGAAGTATTCGCGAATATCTCTACTGACAAGGCTGCCGATCCGACCAGCGTGCTCGGCTACAGCAAGCTCATCACCGAACGACTGACCTCTGGCATGCCAGCCAGCACGGGAACGAAATACGTGTCGGTCCGCTTCGGCAACGTTCTTGGTTCACGCGGCTCGGTGATCGAGACTTTCCGCTACCAGATAGCCAACGGCGGTCCGGTCACTGTGACTGATGAGCGCGTGACTCGCTATTTCATGACAGTCAGCGAGGCCGTGCACCTCGTTCTTCAGGCATCCGTTCTTGGTGGGCACGGCGAAACTCTCATCTTGGACATGGGCACTCCCGTGCGCATTGCCGACGTCGCTCGCCAGATGATTCATCGTTCGGGCCGTGACGTCGGAATCAAGTTCACCGGCCTACGCCCTGGCGAAAAGCTTGATGAAGTTCTTGTGGCAACTGGAGAGAGCGCTGAGCGACCTCTGCACCCACTGATCTCGCACACCGTTGTCACCGCTGCAGACTTCGACTGCCTAGCGGGACTTGCTGATTCATCCGTTCCACTCGACGCGCTTCGCAATCTGGCTGTCGGCGACCACGACTGA